A section of the Streptomyces sp. SCL15-4 genome encodes:
- a CDS encoding Glu/Leu/Phe/Val dehydrogenase dimerization domain-containing protein: protein MSFTEDSQEPAFVVHLNGAGGDIKGWVVVDSLVDGLAMGGVRMTPHVTEEEVRGLARDMTDKFTLAGLRIGGAKGGIVSDGGDREQTFRTFGRTVKPLLHGGIHLGIDMGVTPADRAVFFAEAGYDPRYRLGAPDMPVDWRTYYEPLIDVTGHGVGVAALTALESSGRSEAARVVVQGFGAVGRAVARFLEERGHSVVAVADVQGTISADRLPVADLVAITDEFGRIDRSRLPQHVTTSGEPDAWLDVDADVLVLAAQKHALNAGNVHRLRAGLVVEGANLASDAEAREKARAAGATLVPGVIANIGGAGAAALAVTRVVPFELAADARKAWVFDWIGDRVRENTRALLEIAADRAGDPLPELLATRRKELLR from the coding sequence ATGAGTTTCACGGAAGACAGCCAGGAGCCCGCGTTCGTCGTCCACCTGAACGGCGCCGGAGGCGACATCAAGGGCTGGGTGGTCGTCGACAGCCTGGTCGACGGCCTGGCCATGGGCGGCGTACGGATGACCCCTCACGTCACCGAGGAGGAAGTGCGCGGCCTCGCCCGTGACATGACCGACAAGTTCACCCTGGCGGGCCTGCGCATCGGCGGCGCCAAGGGCGGCATCGTCTCCGACGGCGGCGACCGCGAGCAGACCTTCCGCACCTTCGGCCGTACCGTCAAGCCCCTGCTGCACGGCGGCATCCACCTCGGCATCGACATGGGCGTCACGCCCGCCGACCGGGCCGTGTTCTTCGCCGAGGCCGGCTACGACCCGCGCTACCGCCTGGGCGCGCCGGACATGCCCGTCGACTGGCGCACCTACTACGAGCCGCTCATCGACGTCACCGGGCACGGCGTCGGAGTCGCCGCGCTCACCGCGCTCGAGTCGAGCGGCCGCAGCGAGGCCGCCCGGGTCGTGGTGCAGGGCTTCGGCGCGGTGGGCCGCGCGGTCGCCCGGTTCCTGGAGGAGCGCGGCCACTCGGTCGTGGCCGTCGCCGACGTCCAGGGCACCATCAGCGCCGACCGGCTGCCGGTGGCCGACCTGGTCGCGATCACCGACGAGTTCGGCCGGATCGACCGCTCCCGGCTGCCGCAGCACGTCACCACCTCCGGCGAGCCGGACGCCTGGCTCGACGTCGACGCCGACGTGCTGGTCCTCGCCGCGCAGAAGCACGCGCTGAACGCCGGCAACGTCCACCGGCTGCGCGCCGGCCTGGTCGTCGAGGGCGCCAACCTCGCCTCCGACGCCGAGGCGCGGGAGAAGGCCCGGGCGGCCGGCGCCACGCTGGTGCCGGGGGTCATCGCCAACATCGGCGGGGCCGGCGCCGCCGCCCTGGCCGTCACCCGCGTCGTCCCCTTCGAGCTGGCCGCCGACGCCCGCAAGGCGTGGGTCTTCGACTGGATCGGCGACCGGGTGCGCGAGAACACCCGGGCCCTGCTGGAGATCGCGGCCGACCGGGCGGGCGACCCGCTGCCCGAACTGCTCGCCACCCGCCGCAAGGAGCTGCTGCGATGA
- a CDS encoding type 1 glutamine amidotransferase, giving the protein MAQPRVLVVNNGTLSLPQLRRRFEELGSATDAVDAVSVPARLDGRYQAIVLSGTKVRAFDQEHYKPLIDLVMTSGVPVFGICGGMQILAVAAGGELAEGPQRVGGYEVQVDKEEPLFTYVKPTVTVFHRHTLYLQQAPAGYRSIGRSEHAPVEFLRSDDGRVYGSQAHLEFRSDGREILRGFTQLYQ; this is encoded by the coding sequence AGCCCCGTGTCCTGGTCGTCAACAACGGAACCCTGTCCCTGCCCCAGCTGCGCCGCCGCTTCGAGGAGCTGGGCTCGGCCACCGACGCGGTCGACGCGGTGTCCGTCCCCGCCCGGCTCGACGGCCGCTACCAGGCGATCGTGCTGAGCGGCACCAAGGTGCGGGCGTTCGACCAGGAGCACTACAAGCCGCTCATCGACCTGGTCATGACCTCCGGCGTGCCGGTGTTCGGCATCTGCGGCGGCATGCAGATCCTCGCCGTCGCGGCCGGCGGCGAGCTGGCCGAGGGCCCGCAGCGGGTCGGCGGCTACGAGGTCCAGGTCGACAAGGAAGAACCGCTGTTCACCTATGTCAAGCCGACCGTGACGGTGTTCCACCGGCACACGCTCTACCTCCAGCAGGCCCCGGCCGGCTACCGCTCCATCGGCCGCTCCGAGCACGCGCCCGTGGAGTTCCTGCGCTCCGACGACGGACGCGTCTACGGCTCCCAGGCTCACCTGGAGTTCCGCAGCGACGGCCGGGAGATCCTGCGCGGCTTCACCCAGCTCTACCAGTGA
- a CDS encoding AMP-binding protein, which translates to MTAPVQTRRPAAASEDAAEYLRRGWWRTETFLDDLRRQAREHPHRLAVAGRRVAESRTDTLDYAELARLTDRFALALLRLGVRRGDVVAVQLPNRWEMVPLMFACMRVGAVICPISPICPEEELRHRLGLTEARVAVTLPEWSGTPLAKIVTGLRAELPALAHVAVVDGPVPDGAMSFHEHFVAAPREEEPGAEGRLEGLALGPDEPFVVLFTSGTTGESKGVLHSQNTVHSAVRGYVDAFASGEDWVAAVSTPLVHYSGFAQGVLGSVLLGGTVAFQDVRKNEALLDLVERYGATLLYGPPATLADVAASQRAEKRDTGTLRHVVIGSAPVLKELADEVHAALGARTYSLWGMSENGPVTMTRPADPEDWAAYSNGSPIDAMRLRIESPGADGTGRLKVRGASLALGYYRREEVFAAEFDADGWFDTGDLARDDGHGGIRIVGRARDAIVRDGQVAPMTELEAVVGSHPKAVEAALVGLPPATAGADPVICAVVVPRDGQAPTLAEIRDRVRASGHDERFLPDRVELLPALPKTLTGKVRKAELRHRYGTG; encoded by the coding sequence ATGACCGCCCCGGTCCAGACCCGGCGCCCGGCCGCCGCGTCCGAGGACGCCGCCGAGTACCTGCGCCGCGGCTGGTGGCGTACGGAGACCTTCCTGGACGACCTGCGCCGCCAGGCCCGCGAGCACCCGCACCGGCTGGCCGTCGCCGGCCGGCGCGTCGCCGAGTCCCGCACCGACACCCTGGACTACGCCGAACTGGCCCGGCTCACCGACCGGTTCGCGCTCGCCCTGCTCCGGCTCGGCGTGCGCCGCGGTGACGTCGTCGCCGTCCAGCTGCCCAACCGGTGGGAGATGGTGCCGCTGATGTTCGCGTGCATGCGCGTCGGCGCCGTCATCTGCCCGATCTCCCCGATCTGCCCCGAGGAGGAGCTGCGGCACCGGCTCGGGCTGACGGAGGCCCGGGTCGCGGTCACGCTCCCGGAGTGGTCGGGCACCCCGCTGGCGAAGATCGTCACCGGGCTGCGGGCCGAGCTGCCCGCGCTCGCCCACGTCGCGGTCGTGGACGGCCCGGTGCCGGACGGCGCCATGTCCTTCCACGAGCACTTCGTGGCCGCGCCCCGCGAGGAGGAGCCCGGCGCCGAAGGACGGCTGGAGGGCCTGGCCCTCGGGCCCGACGAGCCGTTCGTGGTGCTGTTCACCTCCGGTACCACCGGCGAGTCCAAGGGCGTGCTGCACAGCCAGAACACCGTCCACTCGGCCGTGCGCGGCTACGTCGACGCGTTCGCCTCCGGCGAGGACTGGGTGGCCGCGGTGTCCACCCCGCTGGTGCACTACTCCGGCTTCGCGCAGGGCGTCCTCGGAAGCGTCCTGCTCGGCGGCACCGTCGCCTTCCAGGACGTCCGCAAGAACGAGGCGCTGCTGGACCTCGTGGAGCGCTACGGCGCCACGCTGCTGTACGGGCCGCCGGCCACGCTCGCCGACGTGGCCGCGTCCCAGCGGGCCGAGAAGCGCGACACCGGCACCCTGCGGCACGTGGTCATCGGCTCCGCGCCGGTGCTGAAGGAGCTGGCCGACGAGGTGCACGCGGCGCTGGGCGCGCGGACGTACTCGCTGTGGGGCATGTCCGAGAACGGCCCCGTGACGATGACCCGGCCCGCCGACCCGGAGGACTGGGCCGCGTACAGCAACGGCAGCCCCATCGACGCCATGCGCTTGCGCATCGAGTCGCCCGGCGCCGACGGCACGGGCCGGCTGAAGGTGCGCGGTGCCTCCCTGGCCCTCGGCTACTACCGGCGCGAGGAGGTCTTCGCCGCCGAGTTCGACGCGGACGGCTGGTTCGACACCGGGGACCTGGCCCGGGACGACGGGCACGGCGGCATCCGCATCGTCGGCCGGGCCCGGGACGCCATCGTGCGCGACGGGCAGGTGGCCCCCATGACCGAGCTGGAGGCGGTCGTCGGCAGCCACCCGAAGGCCGTCGAGGCCGCGCTGGTCGGCCTTCCGCCCGCCACGGCCGGCGCCGACCCGGTCATCTGCGCGGTCGTGGTCCCGCGCGACGGCCAGGCCCCGACCCTGGCCGAGATCCGCGACCGGGTCCGCGCCTCCGGGCACGACGAACGGTTCCTCCCGGACCGCGTCGAGCTGCTGCCGGCCCTCCCCAAAACCCTGACCGGCAAGGTCCGCAAGGCCGAACTGCGCCACCGCTACGGAACGGGGTGA